The Malus domestica chromosome 10, GDT2T_hap1 nucleotide sequence GGTGAAGCGACTTTGCCAAGCGATTTTAACAAAGATTCTCACGTTGAGGGGAATGAGTCGCACGGCGGAACCAGGTGTTGAACGCAGTGACCAGGTGAGGACAGTCCACGTTCCGGGTAGAGAAGCTGAGGCACTGCTGCAGCAACTCCTGTGAATCGGACATGGGCAGTGTCGAGATTATTCTGAGGAATGTCTCTTCCAGATCCAAGTACAGTGGTTTGTTACTAGATGTCAGAGGGGAAGCATTGGTATCTTTACAAACAATCAGAACTGGAAGCCAATCTTTGACAAGCTTCTTCCGAACCTGAAAAAAACATTATAAACAATCAGCCTTAGGTTAGGACCATCAGGTTGATCTGTCTGGGCCACGGGTTTTGAAACAGAAAAGGGAAAATAAAAACTTTTGTAATCCCCTGGacaccaaagaaacaagaatgagAGTAAGATCGGTTACATTGTGTTGTTAACCAAGCAGCATTATCCACGTGTTCGGATGTTAAAAAGTTGGAAACACCTTACTGTAAAGCAtttgggaaaaaaaacaaaaatcaaaggaaaacatAACTGCTGCTCCATTTGGAGATAATCACCCACGAACGAAAACAGAACAGCATAGTTCTTGCCCATACACACTTAGTAAGAAGCAACTTACAATGTATTTTATGCTAGAAGAGAAGCGAATAAATATGAGAGAAAGCAAATGAGTGttttattcaattttgtttttaggCCGGATAGGAACTAGGACATAATGGAGAGAAAGCTTTCAAGACTTCAACCGCGAGCAtcttcaaaaaatttaaaatcgaaCAACACATAAATCTCATTTATAAGACAAAAATGACCTAAAATTGAGGATTTAAGACTAATCTAATTTCTCCATTCCTCTCTACATTTGACCATACAAAcgaaaaagaaaacatttcaagtaTCCCTCCAcacccttcttcttcctttctgttTCCCTAAATCCAAACATACTAAAACGTAACCCTTTGAAGACTATAGTGTCTGCTGGTTCTGTCAATGCCATAAGATTCACAGTTCAGGAGTTCAGCAGAAATATAAACAGCCCATTAAGATTTCACTCAATAATCCCActttcgaaatgtttgaagAAACCCAACATCAAATTGTATTAGCTCCCACATGCCGTGAAAACATAATTTGAAAACTACCGTTCTGCTCCCTTTCCGTCCTCAAACTCTAACGTTGTTCAACTTACCATTAATTTGAAAACTACCGCAAGAACATAAACAGAAAAGTTCCTATGTTGAACAGGTCCCATCAAAATTGTGGCTTCCACTAGTCCAATCGTGCAATGCACCATATGAACATATCAATGGCCAAATGTACAACTAACAGAACGACCTCTGTATTCCAACAAAGAACTTCAATTACATGATATTCAGCTACTCTAGCAAGAAAGATGACATGGGAATAATACCTGAGCAGCAACCAAAATGGTTCCAGAGGCGACGGCATTGGCAAGCCTTGAAGTGCAGCGAAGCAAGACGCTAGGTAGCCCCGGCACAATATTCCTCCACGCATCGTCCTGAAAAGCCCTCTGCAAATCGGCAGTGAAAGCAGGCTGCTCGCTCCACTCCTTGACTGCCGAGTCAGCGACTCGGAGCTCGATCATCCTCTCCACGAGCCACACCAGGTGCTTCCCATGGGTCAATGCCGTGTGGAGGTTGAGCCTCTGGATGGCCTCGGTCTCGTCATGGTCGCCACGGACTCCGGGACTCATGTACTCCTCCATGGACTCCTTGACGACCTTGAAGGTGGTCTGAAACGCCCGATCCAGAACCCGCTCGACCAGGTCTCTGGACCCGAAATCCCGGAGCAGCTTCGCGACGAAGGCCTTGACGTACGCCATGTTCTGGTTGTGGGTCACGGCGAGGATGAGACCGTACAGCATCTCCTCGCTCGAATCGGGGCTTCCAGAAACCCTAGCGATGAGGTCTTTGGATTCGTCTTCGCTCAGATGAGGGATTAGAGCGAGCACTCGAGCTTCATCGTCTTGGGTCCAAGGGACGGCCTCCAGGAATCGAAGGCAGAATCGTACGCAATCATCGAAGAGAAGCTCCGAAGCCACGGGGAGAAGGTCGAGCGCCGTCGACACGGTGGTTATGGCGGAGGCAAGGTCTGGGGTGTAGAGGAGTTGGAGGAGGGAAATGCGGGCCTCCATGGCGCCGGGGGTCGGTGGGACACGGAGGTTGATCTTGCGAACGGCGTCGTCTTGGGAGTCGGGGTGCTGCCATCGGTCCGACAAGAGGGCGGCGAAGTACTTGCAGCGGAAGAGGGCGTGGGCGTGGAGGTGGAGAACGACGTCGTCTTGAGGCTGGGTGGTGGCGGGGGATAGAGACAATGACGTCGCGGAGGGGTCTAAAGGCGAGGGGTCGACGAAGAGGCGGAGAATGACGTCGGCGGAGGAAGGGTCGTCGAAGGAGTAGGGGTTGGTGGGGTCGGGTTTCAGAGTCGGGCTCGGGATTGGGTCGGGATGGGTGGGTCTTCTGGCAACGGAGCCGATGATGACGGCGGTGCAAGGGCGGCTGGAACTGCTGCCGGCGGCTGAGCTGGCGGGCTGTACGGCGCGATGCCGCTTTTTGGAGCCGGTACCTGTGACCATACTGGGATTTGCGTGATCCGAGAATCGGGAGCTTTTTGGggcgaaggaataaaaaaaaaaagaggtgtaTTCTTTGacggattttaatttttaaaccaaTCTAGGTGTTTAATCGGAATTTTAAATTCTTTGAAATTTAATCTTTATCCGATAAAGATTTTAAGATGGTTTAAAATCTTTAGAAATTTAGGTgcattaattaaaattttaaagaaatttataatatttcagatgtatttaattagaatttgaatttaaagaatATGAAAATGTTAAGGAATTTGAGAgaatttgagatattttataGTATATTTTAAGCATttacaaatctcacatctcttCATAAGATTTAGTGGGAATTGAATAAAATTTTTACATGAAATCTCTACAAATTAGTTAAATTCCATAAAAACTCATCAATTTATAAATCCACTAAAATTTGTCaaattcctaattgaatacatcatTCGAATGATTATTGGAAATAGgattctttctcttttttttatttttcctctccttcccttccctcctatttgaacggttacggttaagccacgtcaacatcttatattaatttttttataacaaaagaaagataaaataaaaaaatgtgagaGAAGATGATGAAAGGAAATAGAAAGATTAAGAGAGAGAATCCTAATCTAGATCAGTGTGGGATTTTCAATACTCTATGTACTGCAGGAGGACACGTGGACTACCCATGtgtgaaatttatttttttaatcaggATTTTTATTTAAAGTAGTCATTTGAATTGACCATCAGTAAATTCGgataaagaaatttaaagttgttttaaggaattttaaaatgacagaGATTGAAAtgacataattttattttttaaaattttaaaattttttgtttAGTTAACCTATAAAAACAAAGCAATTGAATacgaaatttgttatttttaaactcttaatcataaaatttggaaaataaCACCAATTTACATAGAATTTAAACTTAGAATTGGAGATTCCAAATtctaagggttttttttttttacgtagaaattctaaatttctatgtttataaaTAAATCCAAACAATAGAATtcgtgcatgtcaatttataaattttgacttttatccaaaattcaagtttatttctctCATTCAAATATAATGTCATTTTGATCATTAAGTTTGAAAATCAATGAATTTGTTTCATGACTTGCAGCGAAACATTAATGTGGTTTTGTTTTAGAATTTTTATCGATAACTTTGTTAATGTGTTAATATGACACACATACAAGACTCACAAATTCAATAATAGGTATGTCATTTAATTTTCCTTCTAAAATGTAGTTATTTTTGTTCATGTCACATTTACCATTAATTTGCAATGCAtgttcttgttgttgttgtgctGTCCCACCAGGGACGGTTCTGAGTTTTCAAAttcggacaaggattgtctgcccttctatTTTTCGTgctcttctgttttgtgtggtcacggctAAGCCAcgtcattttatatttttttttataaagataataagacaaaaatgaatagtaatataaaatgatgACAtgacttaaccatgaccacacaaacaggaggccACGGGAAGTgagagggtagacaatccttgtccaataGGATTAAGATTAGTAGTGGGAATATAATAGCATTGAAAAGTTGCCTGTAATGCTCCCACAAAATTACTGAATTTAGGCTGTCTAATTGCAAAATGTCAAAAATATTTAGTAGAATATCTAACCGCACTTGAACAGTTTAAATTATATAGACGATGCTAGAGAGATTATTTACTTAAACATATTTTGTAAACCACACGATGATGGTGACTATTGTTACATTAATCATCATCCGCCGCGTGAAGGATGGATCTGCACTTGATCAATTCCCGGATAGCTTAAGCGTTTTCGAGTAAAGATTGGCTAACATTGTCTAGTACTGTTGCCACTGGCCAGCCCCCTCATGGGTACCCTTCTTCCTTTCTTGCAACGCAATAACGTCCTACTAGAGTTTGTCTGCTCCCTTGTTCCTTTGTGGACACTGATCCGTCGGTAGGTAAATAATGCAACAAACAATGACATGAACGGCAAGTCATGGTACCAATAATTATGCATGGAACCAACAGAGGCACTGCCTTGCAATGTTGGTGACCGCAGATAGCAGCAGGGAGCAACAATATTTGGGTTGTCTTTCAGAGTACTTCTGAATGCACAGGGATGCTAAATGGAGAGACTCGAAATCCCTGAAGTCCGTCCCAAAAGCTACTATACTCAAACTACATTTATTAAAAAGTTCTCGGATTTCATCTGAAACTGATAAGGAAATGAAGATTCTTAACGGACCTTACATATTAAAATAccataaaaggtcgtacccagtgcacaaggctcccgctttacgcagggtctgggagaggtgaatgtcggctagccttacccctatttatggagaggctgctacATATTAAAATACCATATAAGTACATATTTACAAGCTCATCTATAAGTATGGTGCTGAACATATCAACAGAATCTATCAGACCAGGAAAGAGAAATTAGAAATTTATATACGCACACATTCAATGCTTGTAAGTTCTTTTCTGTATATACTAATGGAGGATCATTGTGCGCATGGCGCCTCAGGAACTGCTATTTATCGACCAAAAAATTTATCATCTCCACCTCAATCTTTGTTACTACCCCCGGCATACTTGGATGAATATTGAACACTACTGGATGCAGCTGCACgggaaagggaaaggttttttaTCGAGCTGATCGAGTTTCCTGCAAACATAAACAGAAAACTGAGGAAGCGGAAATTGCAGAAAAACATAAATTGAAGGGATGATGGTGCTTCCGTGGTCTTAATGTTGAACAAATAACAATCTGGCAAGAAACTTGTTGAAAATAGGATACGAGTTATCTGCAGTGCATCTACAAAGTACTGAACACAAGGACTTACTGAACGAAAAGGGAAGTCATCTGCCTCAAGCATATGAACAATTTGCCCCATTTTCGGTCGCTTATGGACATCTAGATCTATACATCGGAGACAAACCAGCAATACTCGCTTCATAGCTCTTGGAGGGGGCTGAACTGCAATCAGAGGATCAACAACATCCTCTCCACGGCGACTTTGGATCATTCCTTTAAACCAATCAACCAGGTTCATCTGATATACAGCAACTGTAAACAGTTACGATACTGATGCAATGCTTCTATAGGAAGAaccgaagaagaggagaaattAGTTTTACCTCTCCTGCTGGTTTGGAATAGTCAATTGGGTTTCTTCCTGTAATTATCTCCATTAGTAGAACTCCGAAACTATATACATCACTCCCCTCGTTAAGCATACCTGTGCTTGCATATTCTGGAGCTACATATCTACAGAAAATTATAGCAAAGAATCACTATAACACAGCCTTGATAATGCATCATGGTAGTTATCATTAGGATTTGAGAATTAACTAACCCGAATGTCCCCATAACGCGTGTAGTCACATAGCTTGCCTCCGATCCTAAGAGCTTGGCCAGACCAAAATCTGATACTTTTGCGTTCCACTTTCTATCCAGAAGAATGTTACTGGATTTTATATCACGGTGCACCACCTTGGGTTCTAACCCTTCATGCAAATAGGCCAGCCTGTCAGAGAAACAAGAATCATAAGGATGAAAAGTATTCTCGTAGCGATATAAAGGAAATCACGAGAGTGACAAACACAGCACAATCTTTTACACGTTTTCGTTGTACGACTACTAGATTAATTAACCTTCATGTTAGATTCactttcttttatttaaaaagaaaggaagaacaAGTGAAACGAACAAGGAGAAACAAAACTATCTCACCCTTTTGCTGTCCCGATGGCGATTTTCATACGAATATCCCAGGTCAGAGGGCTGACAGGCCCAACATCGCCGTGCAACCATTGCTCCAAGTTGCCGTTGTCAATGTACTCGTACACAAGCATCCTGCAGATCAATAAAAGTCCCAATGGGCATGTTAGAGGAGAAAAGAGGTTCATCGATCTCAGTTCACCTAAAGGATAAGATAATGGAGTTTTACCTTTGAGCACCTTCTGCACAATAACCAATTAGACCCACCAAGTTCTTATGCTTTACTTTCCCAATGGCTTCGACTTCCACCTTAAACTCGTTCTCTGCCTGACCCCTATGCATCAGATGACTAGCAGCGATGAGTTTCGAGTTGACAAAAATATAATACCAATACGGAATTCAAATCAGCAGACGAGGAAAAGTCACTCTATATATAATTTTACAGGCAACTGTTTTTCCTCTTGCTCCTATTAGCTTTCTTCGGTATACGCATTAACATCAGCATATGTTTTTTCTAAGCAATATTCTAACCTACTTCTAACTTACGAGGAGAGAAATTCGAATTCGAATGCAAAAGTGCAGACACATATATAACActagggatttggatcctctccggatcctcatTGTGAGGATCTTAGAGATCAAGTTATCGCAGCCGTTCACTACAAATTCTATGATCATAAATTATTATGCCATGTAGAtaagattaaaaattcaaatgatttgTGGCCGCATAATATGTGGTGAATGACTACAATGACTTGATCCTAGGATCCTTACAACGAGGATTCATaaggatccaaatccaaaaacCAGGATATGACG carries:
- the LOC103440411 gene encoding BTB/POZ domain-containing protein At1g63850-like, with amino-acid sequence MVTGTGSKKRHRAVQPASSAAGSSSSRPCTAVIIGSVARRPTHPDPIPSPTLKPDPTNPYSFDDPSSADVILRLFVDPSPLDPSATSLSLSPATTQPQDDVVLHLHAHALFRCKYFAALLSDRWQHPDSQDDAVRKINLRVPPTPGAMEARISLLQLLYTPDLASAITTVSTALDLLPVASELLFDDCVRFCLRFLEAVPWTQDDEARVLALIPHLSEDESKDLIARVSGSPDSSEEMLYGLILAVTHNQNMAYVKAFVAKLLRDFGSRDLVERVLDRAFQTTFKVVKESMEEYMSPGVRGDHDETEAIQRLNLHTALTHGKHLVWLVERMIELRVADSAVKEWSEQPAFTADLQRAFQDDAWRNIVPGLPSVLLRCTSRLANAVASGTILVAAQVRKKLVKDWLPVLIVCKDTNASPLTSSNKPLYLDLEETFLRIISTLPMSDSQELLQQCLSFSTRNVDCPHLVTAFNTWFRRATHSPQRENLC
- the LOC103440412 gene encoding probable receptor-like serine/threonine-protein kinase At4g34500 codes for the protein MAVLGETTEASNNSLSHKITAKTPLFNLKLYAVIAILVLCLLAAALLIFLCLRITRVSRKRKMRVKHSSGSIPLVSKEIAEIKEPSPRAADNGERKMGNEKLKEAPLEVTEIVDIERGKGNRSGLESDGSGPHNIGWGRWYSLKELEIATRGFSPQNVIGEGGYGIVYSGELQDGSVVAVKNLLNNKGQAENEFKVEVEAIGKVKHKNLVGLIGYCAEGAQRMLVYEYIDNGNLEQWLHGDVGPVSPLTWDIRMKIAIGTAKGLAYLHEGLEPKVVHRDIKSSNILLDRKWNAKVSDFGLAKLLGSEASYVTTRVMGTFGYVAPEYASTGMLNEGSDVYSFGVLLMEIITGRNPIDYSKPAGEMNLVDWFKGMIQSRRGEDVVDPLIAVQPPPRAMKRVLLVCLRCIDLDVHKRPKMGQIVHMLEADDFPFRSETRSAR